A stretch of DNA from Candidatus Hydrogenedentota bacterium:
ACGTGGATGTGGTTTGCGTCGTTTTGGGTGTTGTCGTATTCGATGACGAAGGTCGGGCCTTGAACTCGGTAGTAGTGTTTCTGGCCTTTCTCGAAGCCGCCAATCCAAGCGAACTTGATGTTATCGAGGCCCGCGTCGCGCAGTTTCGCGATGCGCAGTTCGGCGAATTCCGGACGTTGTATGTTTGCCAGGACCTGAATGAGGCTGATCAGCGTGCCCTGTTGGTCTGGCGTCATCGCGCTGTAGGCCAACCCCAGATTTCCCTCGATAGAGGCTTCGCGGGACGCGCCGGTAATGATGTCCGCCGGGACGTCCTGCTGGAGCACGGCCTCCGTGCGCTGCTTGTCGTCCAGAGCCTTGACGAGGCTGCGTCCGAGGTCCTCTTCGATACCGAGCGGGCGGGCGCCTTTCTTCGGGCCGTCCTTCACTTCGCCGGGGTTAGAACCGAGAAACTGGGGAAAAGTCGAGACGATCTTACCGTGGACGATGGTCCAGTGGAGGGAGATGTGGTGGCCTTCGTAGCGGATGCCCCAGTTTTCGGAATCGGAAGGCTTTCCGAAAACGGTGAAATAGTACTTGTCGGAATCGCGGCGGCCGACCTGATCGTTTTCGATGACTTTGAGGATGTCTTCGAGACTGCGAATCGTCTCGACGGTCTCGAACCCCTCATGGCTCAGCAGGGTCTTGAGGAGCGTCAGCGCGAGGCCGCGCTGCTTTTCGTCCATGCTCTTGAGGGGTAATCCGAGCCGCTCCTTGGGGACGTAGTGCCAGTTTAGGCGTTCGTCCGAATTGAAGGGGAGCGCCGCGGCGGTGCGCTGTTCGTCGTTGAGGGATTCGAGCAACGCGTTGGCGCTCGCCACAAGCTCCTGCAGCGGTTCGGCCCCCGCAAAGTGCGACGCCATTGACCCAAGCAGCACGGACACGACGAGCAATCTCCCACTCATATACCCCACTCTCCCCCGCCGTTGGACGGTATCTGGCCGCGCGTGAAGGCGGCATTTGGCATAT
This window harbors:
- a CDS encoding DUF3500 domain-containing protein; protein product: MSGRLLVVSVLLGSMASHFAGAEPLQELVASANALLESLNDEQRTAAALPFNSDERLNWHYVPKERLGLPLKSMDEKQRGLALTLLKTLLSHEGFETVETIRSLEDILKVIENDQVGRRDSDKYYFTVFGKPSDSENWGIRYEGHHISLHWTIVHGKIVSTFPQFLGSNPGEVKDGPKKGARPLGIEEDLGRSLVKALDDKQRTEAVLQQDVPADIITGASREASIEGNLGLAYSAMTPDQQGTLISLIQVLANIQRPEFAELRIAKLRDAGLDNIKFAWIGGFEKGQKHYYRVQGPTFVIEYDNTQNDANHIHVVWRDFKDDFGMDSLKAHYAAHADAAHPGDHTH